One Micromonospora craniellae genomic region harbors:
- a CDS encoding carbohydrate ABC transporter permease: MTVESTAARPRPRRGRGIRQTRGYRAFQVANAVVLTLVVLVTLYPFVNIVARSLSTEAYIIAGEVDLVPRGFTVDTYRLVLSDSLFWTNYRNTLVYTVTATLISIVLTTCYAYVLSKKDLKGRGALVGIAVFTMFFSGGLIPNYVLVTSLGLKNSVWAIALPNAINVFNLLVMKAFFESLPTELEEAAAVDGLNTYGILLRIVLPLSKAIVATMVLFYAVAFWNSWFAAFLYMDRQELWPVTVYLRNLIAGATGAENVGAIAEANEVQAEATLKSVTIVLTTLPILLVYPFVQRYFVRGIMLGAVKG; the protein is encoded by the coding sequence GTGACCGTCGAGTCCACCGCCGCCCGGCCGCGTCCCCGTCGAGGCAGGGGCATCCGGCAGACCCGGGGGTACCGGGCGTTCCAGGTGGCCAACGCCGTCGTGCTGACGCTGGTCGTCCTGGTGACGCTCTACCCGTTCGTCAACATCGTGGCCCGCTCGCTGAGCACCGAGGCGTACATCATCGCGGGCGAGGTGGACCTGGTGCCGCGCGGGTTCACCGTCGACACGTACCGGCTGGTGTTGTCCGACTCGCTGTTCTGGACGAACTACCGCAACACCCTCGTCTACACGGTGACCGCGACGCTGATCTCGATCGTGCTCACCACCTGCTACGCGTACGTGCTGTCCAAGAAGGACCTCAAGGGACGCGGGGCACTGGTCGGCATCGCGGTGTTCACCATGTTCTTCTCCGGCGGCCTGATCCCCAACTACGTGCTGGTCACCAGCCTCGGCCTGAAGAACAGCGTCTGGGCCATCGCACTGCCCAACGCGATCAACGTGTTCAACCTGCTGGTGATGAAGGCGTTCTTCGAGAGCCTGCCGACCGAGTTGGAGGAGGCCGCCGCCGTCGACGGGCTGAACACGTACGGCATCCTGCTGCGGATCGTGCTCCCGCTGTCGAAGGCCATCGTCGCCACCATGGTGCTGTTCTACGCGGTGGCCTTCTGGAACTCGTGGTTCGCCGCCTTCCTCTACATGGACCGGCAGGAGTTGTGGCCGGTGACCGTGTACCTGCGCAACCTGATCGCCGGTGCCACCGGCGCGGAGAACGTCGGCGCGATCGCCGAGGCCAACGAGGTGCAGGCCGAGGCGACCCTCAAGTCCGTGACCATCGTGCTCACCACCCTGCCCATCCTCCTGGTCTATCCCTTCGTCCAGCGGTACTTCGTCCGGGGCATCATGCTCGGCGCGGTCAAGGGCTGA
- a CDS encoding acetylxylan esterase encodes MPLFDLPLDELRRYAPAVPAPADFDDFWQDTLHATAATPVLIDVRPEPTDLRLVDTWDVSLAGFAGDPVRAWYTRPSGVDDPLPVVVEYVGYGRGRGLPHERLTWTVAGYAHLLVDARGQSGQYGLGDTPDPHGATPGGPTPVTRGILAPEGYYYRRLVTDAVRAVHAARALPGADPTRVVAAGNSQGGGLALAVAGLVPDLAALVTSAPFLCHVQRAIEITDAGPYGDIVTYLAVHREAEAAVRRTLSYVDGVSFARRAQAPAHFGIGLRDTVCPPSTGFAAYNQYGAGTGGPAPQRSLHVYPFNGHEHGDATHVRRQMRWLAELLSGTVDRHA; translated from the coding sequence ATGCCCCTGTTCGACCTGCCCCTCGACGAGCTGCGGCGGTACGCTCCGGCCGTGCCGGCGCCCGCCGACTTCGACGACTTCTGGCAGGACACCCTGCACGCGACGGCGGCGACACCGGTGCTGATCGACGTCCGGCCCGAGCCGACCGACCTGCGTCTGGTCGACACCTGGGACGTCAGTCTCGCCGGCTTCGCCGGTGACCCGGTCCGGGCCTGGTACACCCGACCGTCCGGCGTGGACGACCCGCTTCCGGTGGTGGTGGAGTACGTCGGCTACGGGCGTGGCCGTGGCCTGCCGCACGAACGGCTCACCTGGACAGTGGCCGGCTACGCGCACCTGCTGGTGGACGCCCGGGGGCAGTCCGGCCAGTACGGCCTGGGTGACACGCCCGACCCGCACGGCGCGACGCCCGGCGGGCCGACGCCGGTGACCCGGGGCATCCTGGCGCCGGAGGGTTACTACTACCGGCGGCTCGTCACCGACGCGGTCCGGGCCGTACACGCCGCCCGTGCCCTGCCCGGAGCCGACCCGACGCGGGTGGTCGCCGCCGGCAACAGCCAGGGCGGTGGCCTGGCGCTGGCCGTCGCCGGGCTGGTGCCCGACCTCGCCGCGCTCGTCACCAGCGCGCCGTTCCTGTGTCATGTGCAGCGGGCCATCGAGATCACCGATGCCGGCCCGTACGGCGACATCGTCACCTACCTCGCGGTGCACCGGGAGGCGGAGGCGGCTGTCCGGCGCACCCTGTCCTATGTCGACGGGGTCAGCTTCGCCCGGCGGGCGCAGGCGCCGGCGCACTTCGGGATCGGGCTGCGGGACACGGTCTGCCCGCCGAGCACCGGCTTCGCCGCCTACAACCAGTACGGTGCCGGCACCGGTGGCCCCGCCCCGCAGCGGAGCCTGCACGTGTACCCGTTCAACGGTCACGAGCACGGCGACGCGACCCACGTACGCCGCCAGATGCGGTGGCTGGCGGAGCTGCTCTCCGGGACGGTGGACCGGCACGCGTAA
- a CDS encoding beta-xylosidase/alpha-l-arabinosidase, with product MTSQLPVDDRLTSPDGDRWRDPALRPDERADALIPLMSLEEKVAQLAGLWVGADASGEGVAPHQTDLVEHTPPWPEAIRYGLGQLTRPFGTAPVDPVPGARSLAVSQAQIVAASRFGIPAQVHEECLTGFAAWRATVYPAPLSWGAAFDPKLVEEMAGRIGRSMRAAGVHQGLAPVLDVTRDYRWGRTEETIGEDPYLVGTTGAAYVRGLERAGVVATLKHFAGYSASRGGRNLAPVPMGRRELADVILPPFEMALRLGGARSVMHSYAEIDGVPAAADEELLTGLLRDRWGFGGVLVADYFAVRFLQSLHGVAADAGQAAGLALRAGIDVELPTVDAYGAPLVAAVRSGAVAETLVDRALRRVLIQKIELGLLDEGWQELPADVDELRLDDETGRSVALRLARQSVVLLRNSGGLLPLAADKQVALIGPVADDPMAMLGCYSFPLHVGVQYPEHGVGVEIPSLRTALHQRHPRLTYLPGTAITGDDTSGIAAAVEAAAEADVCVLAVGDRAGMFGRGTSGEGCDAVDLDLPGVQAELVRAVLAAGTPVVLVVLSGRPYALGAQVDDAAAIVQAFFPGQLGGQALAEVLTGEVNPSGRLPVSVPRHGGGLPGTYLSPRLGHRTQVSSVDPTPAFPFGHGLSYTTFEWSDATVAGADHSGPAPWPVDGTATVGVTVRNTGSWVGTEVVQLYLHDPVAQTTRPVVRLVGYVRVPLRPGEAARVTFEVPADVTSFTGLRGRRVVEPGDVELRLARSSGAPEAHLALRLVGTEREVGHDRELVSRAHVAPATRGRR from the coding sequence ATGACGAGTCAGCTACCTGTCGACGATCGACTGACGTCACCGGATGGCGATCGGTGGCGTGACCCGGCCCTGCGCCCCGACGAGCGGGCCGACGCGCTCATCCCGTTGATGTCGCTGGAGGAGAAGGTCGCCCAGTTGGCCGGCCTCTGGGTCGGCGCCGACGCCTCCGGCGAGGGCGTCGCGCCCCACCAGACCGACCTGGTGGAGCACACTCCACCGTGGCCGGAGGCCATCCGGTACGGCCTGGGGCAGTTGACCCGCCCGTTCGGCACCGCACCGGTCGATCCGGTCCCCGGCGCCCGGTCACTCGCCGTCTCCCAGGCGCAGATCGTGGCGGCCAGCCGGTTCGGCATCCCGGCACAGGTGCACGAGGAGTGCCTGACCGGCTTCGCCGCCTGGCGGGCCACCGTCTACCCGGCGCCGTTGAGCTGGGGCGCCGCCTTCGACCCAAAACTGGTCGAGGAGATGGCCGGGCGGATCGGGCGGTCCATGCGGGCGGCCGGCGTCCACCAGGGACTCGCCCCGGTGCTCGACGTCACCCGCGACTACCGCTGGGGACGCACCGAGGAGACCATCGGCGAGGACCCGTACCTGGTCGGCACCACCGGCGCGGCGTACGTGCGGGGGTTGGAGCGGGCCGGGGTGGTGGCGACGCTCAAGCACTTCGCCGGCTACTCGGCGTCCCGGGGCGGGCGGAACCTGGCACCGGTGCCGATGGGCCGCCGGGAACTGGCCGACGTGATCCTGCCGCCGTTCGAGATGGCGCTGCGGCTGGGTGGTGCCCGCTCGGTCATGCACTCCTACGCCGAGATCGACGGGGTGCCGGCGGCCGCGGACGAGGAGCTGCTGACCGGGCTGCTGCGCGACCGGTGGGGATTCGGCGGCGTCCTGGTCGCCGACTACTTCGCCGTCCGCTTCCTGCAGAGCCTGCACGGCGTGGCCGCCGACGCGGGGCAGGCCGCCGGCCTCGCGCTGCGCGCCGGCATCGACGTGGAGCTGCCCACCGTGGACGCCTACGGCGCACCGCTGGTGGCGGCGGTCCGCTCCGGCGCCGTCGCGGAGACGCTCGTCGACCGCGCGCTGCGGCGGGTGCTGATCCAGAAGATCGAGTTGGGGCTGCTCGACGAGGGCTGGCAGGAGCTGCCCGCCGACGTCGACGAGCTGCGCCTGGACGACGAGACCGGTCGGTCGGTCGCGCTCCGGCTGGCCCGCCAGTCCGTCGTCCTGCTGCGCAACTCCGGCGGGCTGCTGCCGCTCGCCGCCGACAAGCAGGTGGCCCTGATCGGTCCGGTGGCCGACGACCCGATGGCGATGCTCGGCTGCTACTCGTTCCCGCTGCACGTCGGTGTGCAGTATCCCGAGCACGGCGTGGGGGTGGAGATCCCGTCGCTGCGTACGGCCCTGCACCAGCGCCATCCCCGCCTGACGTACCTGCCGGGCACCGCCATCACCGGCGACGACACCTCCGGCATCGCCGCGGCGGTCGAGGCCGCCGCCGAGGCCGACGTGTGCGTACTGGCGGTCGGCGACCGGGCCGGCATGTTCGGCCGGGGCACCTCCGGCGAGGGCTGCGACGCCGTCGACCTCGACCTGCCCGGGGTGCAGGCCGAACTGGTACGCGCGGTGCTGGCCGCCGGTACGCCGGTGGTGCTGGTGGTGCTCTCCGGCCGGCCGTACGCACTCGGCGCGCAGGTGGACGACGCTGCGGCGATCGTGCAGGCGTTCTTCCCCGGGCAGCTCGGCGGCCAGGCGCTGGCCGAGGTGCTCACCGGTGAGGTCAACCCGTCCGGGCGGCTGCCGGTCAGCGTGCCCCGGCATGGCGGCGGCCTGCCCGGCACGTACCTCTCCCCCCGGCTCGGCCACCGCACGCAGGTGTCGTCGGTGGATCCGACGCCCGCGTTCCCGTTCGGGCACGGCCTGAGCTACACCACCTTCGAGTGGAGCGATGCCACGGTGGCCGGTGCCGACCACTCCGGGCCCGCGCCGTGGCCGGTCGACGGCACGGCCACGGTCGGTGTCACAGTCCGCAACACCGGTTCGTGGGTCGGCACCGAGGTGGTCCAGCTCTATCTGCACGATCCGGTGGCGCAGACCACCAGACCGGTGGTACGCCTGGTCGGCTACGTGCGGGTGCCGCTGCGACCGGGCGAGGCGGCCCGGGTCACCTTCGAGGTACCCGCCGATGTCACCTCCTTCACCGGGCTGCGCGGCCGGCGCGTGGTGGAGCCCGGTGACGTCGAGCTGCGGCTGGCCCGGTCCAGCGGCGCCCCGGAGGCGCACCTGGCGCTACGGCTGGTGGGCACCGAACGCGAGGTCGGCCACGACCGGGAACTGGTCTCCCGGGCCCACGTCGCCCCCGCCACACGGGGCCGGCGATGA
- a CDS encoding LacI family DNA-binding transcriptional regulator, with amino-acid sequence MTENRSPDVLGSTTIATIAREVGVSAATVSKVLNGRSDVAAGTRARVQASLDRHRYRRRARRATGEGQIELVFHEFGSDWALEIIRGVEAVAALPPVNLVLSQLGGARRPPQSWVDAVLARRPLGVLLVMCNLTDQQRRQFERQAVPVVVIDNDSASAASVPAVGSNNWNGGLLATRHLLALGHRRIAIISGPQDVLCARARTAGFRCAHEEMGVPVEPDLVRFGNFHLDAGYTHGIGLLGRPDRPTAVFAGSDLQAMGVLRAARQLGLDVPGELSVVGYDNLPVAAWIGPALTTVNQPLRDMAGTATQMLLDLARGEALPTSRIDLVAELMIRESTAPPPT; translated from the coding sequence ATGACGGAGAACCGATCGCCGGACGTGCTCGGCTCCACCACCATCGCGACCATCGCCCGAGAGGTGGGGGTCTCCGCGGCGACCGTCTCCAAGGTCCTCAACGGCCGGTCCGACGTCGCCGCCGGCACCAGGGCGCGGGTCCAGGCCAGCCTGGACCGCCACCGGTACCGTCGCCGTGCCCGGCGCGCCACCGGCGAGGGACAGATCGAGCTGGTGTTCCACGAGTTCGGCTCGGACTGGGCCCTGGAGATCATCAGGGGTGTCGAGGCCGTTGCCGCCCTGCCCCCGGTGAACCTGGTGCTCTCCCAGCTCGGCGGGGCCCGTCGACCGCCGCAGTCGTGGGTGGACGCGGTGCTCGCCCGGCGTCCGCTCGGCGTCCTGCTGGTCATGTGCAACCTGACCGACCAGCAGCGACGGCAGTTCGAGCGGCAGGCCGTCCCGGTGGTCGTGATCGACAACGACAGCGCCAGCGCCGCCTCGGTGCCGGCGGTCGGCTCGAACAACTGGAACGGCGGGCTGCTCGCCACCCGCCACCTGCTGGCACTCGGCCACCGGCGGATCGCGATCATCTCCGGTCCGCAGGACGTGCTGTGCGCCCGGGCGCGCACGGCGGGGTTCCGCTGCGCCCACGAGGAGATGGGCGTACCCGTCGAACCCGACCTGGTCCGCTTCGGCAACTTCCACCTCGACGCCGGCTACACCCACGGCATCGGGTTGCTCGGCCGCCCGGACCGCCCGACGGCCGTCTTCGCCGGGTCCGACCTCCAGGCCATGGGGGTCCTGCGGGCCGCACGGCAGCTCGGCCTGGACGTGCCCGGAGAGCTGTCGGTGGTCGGGTACGACAACCTGCCCGTCGCGGCCTGGATCGGTCCCGCGCTGACCACCGTCAACCAACCGCTGCGCGACATGGCCGGTACGGCGACCCAGATGCTGCTCGACCTCGCGCGCGGGGAGGCCCTGCCGACCAGCCGCATCGACCTGGTCGCGGAGCTGATGATCCGGGAGAGCACCGCCCCACCACCCACCTGA
- a CDS encoding GH39 family glycosyl hydrolase: MRITVAEHPRGRLSEAWRFAVGTGRFELALRRDYQDSLALVQRDIGFRHIRGHGLLSDGVGVYHPYQHRGERRVRHAFGYVDQVVDAYLESGVRPFVELGFMPTALASGDQTVFWWRGNVTPPRSHTEWADLVRATVAHLVDRYGLAEVRGWPIEVWNEPDLPDFWQGADADAYHRLYEVTAHVVKEVDADLQVGGPALSPGADDGWLPRFAEYVTDRAVPIDFVSRHAYTSGPAQHVPFGVHQTLAPAGRLLEQFAAPRRQLAGTPLADLPVHVTEFNSSYRPDNPIHDTAFHAAYLAPVLAGGGDLVDSFAYWTFSDVFEEQGVPTSLFHGGFGLLTHRQIKKPTYHLYAFMSRLGGQVLAHGPDHVVTRDDTGRLAVLAWAPVDVTGRDPIDRHTVRLSLPVASAPTAFLLRSSVSEEAGNAWRAWCELGRPPSPTTRQLDLLREAAEPARRHAALPVVAGRVDLDLHLSRHEVTLAEVTPVVDHTPPWWDEGRLLGQERP, translated from the coding sequence ATGCGCATCACCGTTGCCGAACACCCCCGCGGCCGGCTATCCGAGGCATGGCGGTTCGCCGTCGGCACCGGCCGGTTCGAGTTGGCCCTGCGGCGTGACTACCAGGACTCGCTGGCGCTCGTGCAGCGCGACATCGGGTTCCGGCACATCCGTGGCCACGGCCTGCTCAGCGACGGCGTCGGCGTGTACCACCCGTACCAGCACCGGGGCGAGCGGCGGGTGCGGCACGCCTTCGGCTACGTCGACCAGGTCGTCGACGCGTACCTGGAGTCGGGTGTCCGGCCCTTCGTGGAGCTGGGGTTCATGCCCACCGCGCTGGCCAGCGGCGACCAGACGGTGTTCTGGTGGCGCGGCAACGTCACCCCGCCCCGCTCGCACACCGAGTGGGCCGACCTGGTCCGGGCCACCGTCGCGCACCTGGTCGACCGGTACGGGCTGGCGGAGGTGCGCGGCTGGCCGATCGAGGTGTGGAACGAACCCGACCTCCCCGACTTCTGGCAGGGCGCGGACGCCGACGCCTACCACCGGCTGTACGAGGTGACCGCGCACGTGGTCAAGGAGGTGGACGCCGATCTCCAGGTGGGTGGGCCGGCGCTCTCCCCCGGCGCGGACGACGGCTGGCTGCCCCGGTTCGCCGAGTACGTCACCGACCGCGCGGTGCCGATCGACTTCGTCAGCCGGCACGCGTACACCTCCGGTCCGGCCCAGCACGTGCCGTTCGGCGTGCACCAGACGTTGGCCCCGGCGGGCCGGCTGCTGGAACAGTTCGCCGCGCCGCGCCGTCAGCTCGCCGGCACCCCGCTGGCCGACCTGCCGGTGCACGTCACCGAGTTCAACTCGTCGTACCGGCCGGACAACCCGATCCACGACACCGCCTTCCACGCCGCCTACCTCGCCCCGGTGCTGGCCGGCGGCGGCGACCTGGTCGACTCCTTCGCGTACTGGACGTTCAGCGACGTGTTCGAGGAGCAGGGCGTCCCGACCTCACTGTTCCACGGCGGCTTCGGCCTGCTCACCCACCGCCAGATCAAGAAACCCACCTACCACCTGTACGCGTTCATGAGCCGCCTCGGCGGCCAGGTGCTCGCGCACGGCCCGGACCACGTGGTCACCCGGGACGACACCGGGCGGCTGGCCGTCCTCGCCTGGGCACCGGTCGACGTGACCGGCCGTGACCCGATCGACCGGCACACCGTACGACTCTCGCTGCCCGTCGCGTCCGCGCCCACCGCCTTCCTGCTGCGCTCCTCGGTCAGCGAGGAGGCGGGCAACGCCTGGCGGGCGTGGTGCGAGCTGGGCCGTCCGCCGTCGCCGACCACCCGCCAGCTCGACCTGCTGCGGGAGGCCGCCGAACCGGCCCGGCGGCACGCGGCGCTGCCGGTGGTCGCCGGCCGGGTCGATCTGGACCTGCACCTGTCCCGGCACGAGGTGACCCTGGCCGAGGTCACCCCCGTCGTCGACCACACCCCGCCCTGGTGGGACGAGGGCCGCCTGCTCGGCCAGGAGCGCCCGTGA
- a CDS encoding ABC transporter permease has translation MSAPATVTAPAPDPPTRPPGIPRATRRTWRRALRRDWQLYSLAILPLLFFLIFRYLPMLGNVIAFRRFQPGGSIFGEYWVGLRYVKMFLTDPTFWNVFTNTLVLGGLTLLFCFPLPIVLALLLNEVRARRLKRFVQSVSYLPHFLSIVIVAAMVMQLLSMDGTVNSLVTSAGGDAVPFLQRPEWFRTIYVSSEVWQTVGWGTILYLAALTTIDEDLYEASRIDGASRWRQTWHVTLPGIRPTMVTLLILNIGTFMAVGFEKILLLYNPLTYPTADVISTYLFRMGFGSSNFSYAAAIGLFEAVIGLILVLSANLIARRTVGTSLW, from the coding sequence ATGAGCGCCCCGGCCACGGTGACGGCGCCGGCCCCCGATCCACCGACGCGCCCGCCCGGCATCCCGCGCGCGACCCGCCGCACCTGGCGGCGGGCGCTGCGCCGGGACTGGCAGCTCTACTCGCTGGCGATCCTGCCGCTGCTGTTCTTCCTGATCTTCCGGTACCTGCCGATGCTGGGCAACGTGATCGCCTTCCGCCGGTTCCAGCCCGGCGGGAGCATCTTCGGCGAGTACTGGGTCGGCCTGCGGTACGTGAAGATGTTCCTCACCGACCCGACGTTCTGGAACGTCTTCACCAACACGCTGGTGCTGGGCGGGTTGACCCTGCTGTTCTGCTTCCCGCTGCCGATCGTGCTGGCGCTGCTGCTCAACGAGGTACGGGCCCGCCGGCTCAAGCGGTTCGTGCAGTCCGTGTCGTACCTGCCGCACTTCCTGTCGATCGTGATCGTAGCCGCCATGGTCATGCAGCTGCTCTCCATGGACGGCACGGTGAACTCGCTGGTCACCTCGGCCGGCGGCGACGCGGTGCCGTTCCTGCAACGCCCCGAGTGGTTCCGGACCATCTACGTCTCGTCCGAGGTGTGGCAGACCGTCGGCTGGGGCACCATCCTCTATCTCGCCGCGCTCACCACCATCGACGAGGACCTGTACGAGGCATCCCGGATCGACGGCGCGAGCCGCTGGCGGCAGACCTGGCACGTCACGCTGCCGGGGATCCGGCCGACCATGGTGACGCTGCTGATCCTCAACATCGGCACCTTCATGGCGGTCGGGTTCGAAAAGATCCTGCTGCTGTACAACCCGCTGACCTACCCGACCGCCGACGTGATCTCCACGTACCTGTTCCGGATGGGCTTCGGGTCCAGCAACTTCAGCTACGCCGCCGCGATCGGCCTGTTCGAGGCGGTGATCGGGTTGATCCTGGTGCTGTCGGCGAACCTGATCGCCCGTCGCACGGTGGGGACGAGCCTGTGGTGA
- a CDS encoding YesL family protein: MSAVARREFGDGPLSRGAALIYTLLVVEVLLLVCAAPGLVALFALERHPSNLPLVALCAVPLGPALSAALYTLHHQRLDLTDLHPWRLFWRGYRANLVGALLVWAPTLVWLTVIAVNLANLSAAGVPGWWVVPLVTVGVGVAVVGLHALVITSLFAFRLRDVLRLAGYFVLRTPVVAVGTTLLLVAATALTLVASEAATAALGSLLALALVRGAAPMTDMVREEFVRSVRKGPFLTSRA, from the coding sequence GTGAGCGCCGTCGCGCGGCGGGAGTTCGGCGACGGGCCGCTGTCGCGGGGCGCGGCGCTGATCTACACGCTGCTGGTGGTCGAGGTGCTGCTGCTGGTCTGCGCCGCGCCCGGGCTGGTCGCCCTGTTCGCGCTGGAACGCCACCCGAGCAACCTGCCGCTGGTCGCGCTCTGCGCGGTACCGCTCGGCCCGGCGCTGTCCGCCGCGCTGTACACGCTGCACCACCAACGCCTCGACCTGACCGACCTGCACCCGTGGCGGCTGTTCTGGCGCGGCTACCGGGCGAACCTGGTCGGTGCGCTGCTGGTCTGGGCGCCGACGCTGGTGTGGCTGACCGTCATCGCGGTCAACCTGGCCAACCTGTCGGCGGCCGGGGTCCCCGGCTGGTGGGTGGTGCCGCTGGTCACGGTCGGCGTCGGCGTCGCCGTGGTCGGGCTCCACGCGCTGGTCATCACCTCGCTGTTCGCCTTCCGGCTGCGGGACGTGCTGCGGCTGGCCGGCTACTTCGTGCTGCGTACCCCGGTGGTGGCGGTCGGTACCACGTTGCTGCTGGTCGCGGCGACGGCGCTGACGCTGGTCGCGTCGGAGGCGGCGACGGCGGCGCTGGGTTCGCTGCTGGCGCTGGCGCTGGTACGCGGCGCCGCACCGATGACCGACATGGTCCGAGAGGAGTTCGTACGAAGTGTAAGGAAGGGGCCCTTCCTAACGTCTCGTGCATAG
- a CDS encoding ABC transporter substrate-binding protein gives MLRRPWRQVATAAAALLTAASLVACGDDPSENQDLSENRAGAMENYAVGTQFKATEPISFSVLYNNHPNYPLKNDWLFWSELKSRTNITLDPVAVPLSDYNQKRSLLIGAGDAPLLIPKTYPPDVNTFVSSGAILPVSDHLDLMPNLKEKIEKWNLKPEIDTLRQQDGKFYLLPGLHKKPWHEYSLAIRTDILDELNLAVPKTWDELYTVLKAMKAAYPDVYPFSDRWSQPNPAGNLFNLLAVSHGLEGAGWNFQHMSWNAQAQKFEYTGATEQYKQVLQYLNKLVAEKLLDPESFTQTDDAARQKLANGRSFVISANAQAVVNDYRPDLAATNPKAKIAKIPLPVGPAGEINPSSRLENGMMISSKARDSKNFVAMMQFVDWLWYSDAGQEFAKWGVEGTTFVKDASGKPTLAPEVNVIGLNPNAPKHLQKDFGFYNGVFAYGGKPELVQAFFSPEEQEFQQVMNARTPKTPPPPYPLNDEEREQVSLWETPLRDHVYQASLQFVLGQRDLGQWDAYLAELRSKNMDAYVEMANKAYERYKEANG, from the coding sequence ATGCTCCGCAGACCGTGGCGACAGGTGGCGACAGCCGCTGCCGCCCTGCTCACCGCCGCCAGCCTCGTCGCCTGTGGTGACGACCCGTCCGAGAACCAGGACCTGTCGGAGAACCGGGCCGGCGCGATGGAGAACTACGCCGTCGGTACGCAGTTCAAGGCCACCGAGCCGATCTCCTTCTCCGTCCTCTACAACAACCACCCGAACTACCCGCTGAAGAACGACTGGCTGTTCTGGTCGGAACTGAAGTCCCGGACCAACATCACGCTGGATCCCGTCGCGGTGCCGCTGAGCGACTACAACCAGAAGCGCAGCCTGCTGATCGGCGCCGGTGACGCGCCGCTGCTGATTCCCAAGACGTACCCGCCGGACGTGAACACGTTCGTCTCCTCCGGGGCGATCCTGCCGGTCAGCGACCACCTCGATCTGATGCCGAACCTCAAGGAGAAGATCGAGAAGTGGAATCTCAAGCCTGAGATCGACACGCTCCGCCAGCAGGACGGCAAGTTCTATCTGCTGCCCGGCCTGCACAAGAAGCCCTGGCACGAATACTCGCTGGCGATCCGGACCGACATCCTCGACGAGCTGAACCTGGCCGTCCCGAAGACCTGGGACGAGCTGTACACCGTGCTCAAGGCGATGAAGGCCGCGTACCCGGACGTCTACCCGTTCTCCGACCGGTGGAGCCAGCCCAACCCGGCCGGCAACCTGTTCAACCTGCTGGCCGTCTCGCATGGGCTGGAAGGCGCCGGCTGGAACTTCCAGCACATGAGCTGGAACGCGCAGGCGCAGAAGTTCGAGTACACCGGCGCCACCGAGCAGTACAAGCAGGTGTTGCAGTACCTCAACAAGCTGGTCGCCGAGAAGCTGCTCGACCCGGAGAGCTTCACCCAGACCGACGACGCCGCCCGGCAAAAGCTCGCCAACGGCAGGTCCTTCGTGATCAGCGCGAACGCCCAGGCCGTGGTGAACGACTACCGGCCGGACCTGGCGGCGACCAACCCGAAGGCCAAGATCGCCAAGATCCCGCTGCCGGTCGGACCGGCCGGTGAGATCAACCCGTCCAGCCGCCTGGAGAACGGGATGATGATCTCGTCGAAGGCGCGGGACAGCAAGAACTTCGTGGCCATGATGCAGTTCGTCGACTGGCTCTGGTACTCCGACGCCGGCCAGGAGTTCGCCAAGTGGGGCGTGGAGGGCACCACCTTCGTCAAGGACGCCTCCGGCAAGCCCACCCTGGCGCCCGAGGTCAACGTCATCGGCCTCAACCCGAACGCGCCCAAGCACCTCCAGAAGGACTTCGGCTTCTACAACGGCGTGTTCGCCTACGGTGGCAAGCCCGAGCTGGTCCAGGCGTTCTTCTCCCCCGAGGAGCAGGAGTTCCAGCAGGTGATGAACGCCCGCACGCCGAAGACACCGCCGCCGCCGTACCCGCTCAACGACGAGGAACGCGAGCAGGTGTCGCTCTGGGAGACCCCGCTGCGCGACCACGTCTACCAGGCCAGCCTCCAGTTCGTCCTCGGCCAGCGGGACCTCGGCCAGTGGGACGCCTACCTGGCGGAGCTCAGGAGCAAGAACATGGACGCGTACGTGGAGATGGCGAACAAGGCGTACGAGCGCTACAAGGAGGCGAACGGCTGA